From a single Lolium rigidum isolate FL_2022 chromosome 7, APGP_CSIRO_Lrig_0.1, whole genome shotgun sequence genomic region:
- the LOC124677414 gene encoding uncharacterized protein LOC124677414: MATSDEQVEQEYADFEARVKRTIYIDHLSPLVTSQIIKAALSQCAKVVSSEFIVNYTIPYDIPAAALVELEDESQAKAAVDLMHDFPFIIGGMPRPVRAAYAKPEMFRNRPSRPGLGMEFRWVKEGDPEYDGMDKLKRLAKRQDAEQMALVKNQLEEEEELATQQQETLDENYKKYQMLEDIVRNGEIDNLARHYEINLRHD; encoded by the exons ATGGCGACATCCGACGAACAGGTTGAGCAGGAGTATGCTGATTTTGAGGCGAGGGTCAAGAGAACAATATATATCGATCACCTCTCCCCTCTGGTTACTAGCCAAATCATCAAAGCGGCTCTTTCCCAGTGTGCCAAAGTTGTCAGTTCGGAGTTCATCGTCAACTACACGATCCCGTACGATATCCCTGCCGCTGCATTGGTGGAATTGGAGGACGAGTCGCAAGCCAAGGCTGCTGTAGACCTGATGCACGATTTCCCCTTCATAATTGGTGGGATGCCCAGGCCTGTAAGAGCTGCCTATGCAAAGCCCGAAATGTTTCGGAATCGCCCTAGCCGGCCTGGCTTGGGGATGGAATTCCGCTGGGTAAAGGAAGGAGATCCAGAGTACGATGGGATGGATAAACTGAAGAGACTTGCAAAGAGGCAAGATGCAGAGCAGATGGCACTCGTCAAG AATCaactggaagaggaggaggagctggcgacgCAGCAGCAGGAGACACTTGATGAAAACTACAAGAAGTACCAAATGCTTGAGGATATAGTGCGAAACGGGGAGATTGATAACCTTGCTCGCCATTATGAGATCAACCTGCGCCACGACTGA